One Scomber scombrus chromosome 4, fScoSco1.1, whole genome shotgun sequence genomic region harbors:
- the si:dkey-174n20.1 gene encoding retinol dehydrogenase 14 yields the protein MYVLYTIIASLVSFLTLKWMKKRRCCTDLTRLDGKTVLITGGNSGVGKETAVALAMRGARVIIACRDLGKAEKAVREIKYKSHNLNVLYMELDMANMHSVREFCKTFLQREKKLDILINNAGMPGVLDWTDDGFSMCFGVNHLGHFLLTNLLLPRLRECAPSRVVTLTCSSYKYQKLDFQDLNYNLLPFFTYCRSKLANIYFSQELARITEGKGVTSYAVHPGFVQSGWTCHYSTLFRMLMQVIMWMFFVPCEVGAQTVIYCAVSDEVAKHSGGYFMDCRPATLRPFARDAGVAKKLWEASERLVKLA from the exons ATGTATGTCCTCTACACGATTATCGCTTCTTTAGTCTCTTTTTTGACTTTgaaatggatgaaaaaaagGAGGTGTTGCACCGACCTGACCAGACTTGATGGCAAAACAGTACTGATTAcag GTGGAAACTCGGGTGTCGGCAAGGAGACAGCTGTTGCCTTGGCAATGAGAGGCGCCCGTGTCATCATCGCTTGCAGAGACCTGGGCAAGGCTGAGAAGGCTGTGAGAGAGATCAAGTACAAGAGTCACAATCTGAATGTCCTGTACATGGAGCTGGATATGGCCAACATGCACTCTGTAAGGGAGTTCTGTAAGACCTTCctccagagagagaagaagCTCGACATCCTGATCAATAATGCAG GTATGCCCGGTGTCCTCGACTGGACCGATGACGGCTTCAGCATGTGTTTCGGCGTCAATCACTTGGGTCACTTTCTCCTCACCAATCTTCTTCTGCCTCGCCTGAGAGAATGTGCCCCCAGCCGGGTGGTCACGCTTACATGCTCCAGCTACAAGTACCAGAAACTGGACTTCCAGGACCTCAACTACAACCTGCTGCCCTTCTTCACCTACTGCCGCAGCAAGCTGGCCAACATCTACTTCAGTCAGGAGCTGGCTCGCATCACTGAGGGGAAAGGAGTGACCTCATACGCTGTGCACCCTG GTTTTGTCCAAAGTGGTTGGACGTGCCACTACTCCACCCTGTTCCGGATGCTCATGCAGGTCATCATGTGGATGTTTTTTGTGCCGTGTGAAGTTGGAGCTCAGACCGTCATCTACTGCGCTGTGTCAGACGAAGTTGCCAAACACAGCGGCGGTTACTTCATGGACTGCCGACCCGCCACGCTGCGTCCCTTTGCAAGAGATGCTGGTGTGGCAAAGAAACTGTGGGAGGCCAGTGAGAGACTGGTGAAGCTGGCCTGA